In one Candidatus Nitronereus thalassa genomic region, the following are encoded:
- the ubiE gene encoding bifunctional demethylmenaquinone methyltransferase/2-methoxy-6-polyprenyl-1,4-benzoquinol methylase UbiE: MLQSVEKTVGTPEGKTVSQWSGAPREQAVQRMFSAIAPSYDLNNSLLSFGLHHRWKRLTASYVPEVSGGRALDIGAGTGDLAILLDERMGAHGKVTAMDLNFEMLKEGAKKILAKGLASRIQCLRGNAETLVFPDNAFDAITAGFCIRNVGNRQKAFTEIHRVLKPGGRFVCLEFSRPVYAWLRTLYDWYSFHMLPKIGQWVAKDHTDVYNYLPESIRTFPDQKGLASMLQQAGFSHVDFRNLSGGIVAIHIAVK; encoded by the coding sequence ATGCTGCAATCCGTCGAAAAAACCGTGGGAACGCCCGAAGGAAAGACCGTTTCCCAATGGTCTGGGGCCCCGCGAGAACAAGCGGTGCAGCGAATGTTCAGCGCCATCGCCCCTTCATATGATCTTAATAATTCCCTGCTCAGCTTTGGCCTTCATCATCGCTGGAAACGTCTTACGGCCAGTTATGTGCCGGAGGTATCGGGAGGACGAGCCCTCGACATCGGTGCCGGGACGGGCGATTTGGCCATTCTGCTCGACGAACGCATGGGTGCCCACGGCAAGGTTACGGCCATGGATTTGAATTTTGAAATGCTGAAGGAAGGCGCAAAAAAAATTTTGGCGAAGGGATTAGCATCGCGCATTCAATGCCTCCGTGGTAATGCGGAAACGCTCGTGTTTCCCGACAATGCCTTCGATGCAATCACCGCTGGTTTTTGTATACGAAACGTGGGAAACCGCCAAAAAGCATTTACGGAAATCCATCGCGTGCTGAAGCCTGGCGGACGGTTCGTGTGTTTAGAATTTTCCCGACCCGTATATGCCTGGCTGCGCACCCTCTACGATTGGTATTCTTTTCATATGCTCCCCAAAATTGGGCAATGGGTTGCCAAGGACCATACCGACGTCTACAACTACTTACCTGAATCTATTCGCACATTCCCCGACCAGAAAGGCTTAGCCTCCATGTTGCAGCAAGCGGGCTTTTCACATGTCGATTTCCGCAATCTCAGCGGCGGGATTGTCGCGATTCACATCGCGGTTAAATAA
- a CDS encoding 6-hydroxymethylpterin diphosphokinase MptE-like protein, which yields MTIYEKNVEALKTYHPELVVLTTQTISTDHIQVDLTGTGTPRLVVRNASGDIVELHDPQDPLSVAEGTVEQMAHSLQGVTVSLGLELGYFALAVVRRLDTLSRLIVYEADPAIFLTALREVDLTEILTSSRVKLVVGREGKLRHWCTKFVEQTNGTLRVISYEPAFRLDPDAYGETAEQELERIPSIVKAARNALVRRGPMFIDSVLQNTPEILLAGGVSTLKNRFPGMPAILVAAGPSLEKNVHQLRGAKGRAVIIAADTALGYLLLRGIVPDFVVSVDPQKETFRKFQGVEIPDEVALVFHPAVSPHIPKHFPGPKFTLDAAMPVYQWLQEYWAPKGAIDTECMCQVHVGFNLAQWMGCETIILAGQDYCYSDEGMHVKNGGYLNVEEDAANVANGQPAQDIFGKPVKTNPTFLNYKAILEKKIRQFSGKVVHATEGGLSLEGAELYLLGDAVAEFCQSPSISVANQLSETCGQSSGIDWMPFLHELRTRSRDVFRVQRTSHHVSVLLTKMKERWQRVQIPDKEFQQLGKKVERLTALIPRYTRVRELLHWMNIELERQLAEDTQTLETLTDPKDKHALQIERGLRYYGGLSKTAPPLGEKLKEFLCRMEQWRELDMRLPQPEGSSTWLDIAEGFMRLHMYDKASQCLASYAQKKSEARLGLTEAVLSIRLYLELFQFSQAVEQAEKAREVFPDNPEVKSLWSHAKWEYRQWLGKVKAALAEAPITVDTHLKAGDFYHRIGDYVRAKQHYRLAVEEERRLPIPDDAWDFFSKKDREQSVGEEDQTTVAGS from the coding sequence ATGACCATCTACGAGAAAAACGTTGAAGCATTGAAGACGTATCACCCGGAGTTGGTGGTCCTGACGACGCAGACCATCTCAACCGACCATATTCAAGTCGATCTCACCGGGACCGGGACTCCACGGTTGGTGGTCCGTAACGCAAGTGGGGATATTGTCGAACTTCATGATCCTCAGGATCCGTTAAGCGTAGCAGAAGGCACAGTCGAGCAAATGGCACATTCGCTTCAGGGAGTCACGGTGTCGTTAGGCTTGGAGTTAGGCTATTTTGCGTTGGCGGTGGTACGCCGGTTGGATACCCTTTCCCGGTTGATTGTATATGAAGCCGATCCTGCAATTTTTCTGACTGCGCTTCGAGAAGTGGATCTCACAGAAATTCTGACATCCTCCCGAGTGAAATTAGTGGTGGGCCGTGAGGGAAAACTCCGTCACTGGTGCACCAAGTTTGTGGAACAGACGAACGGGACGCTGCGGGTTATTAGCTACGAGCCCGCATTTCGATTAGATCCGGATGCGTATGGCGAAACAGCCGAGCAAGAATTAGAACGAATTCCCAGTATTGTGAAGGCGGCCCGCAATGCCCTGGTGCGACGTGGCCCCATGTTCATCGACAGCGTGTTGCAGAATACGCCGGAAATATTGTTGGCAGGGGGAGTGTCAACTTTGAAAAACCGTTTTCCCGGAATGCCGGCTATACTTGTGGCGGCTGGACCGTCACTGGAGAAAAACGTGCATCAGTTACGCGGCGCCAAAGGACGGGCGGTCATCATTGCCGCGGACACGGCCCTTGGGTATTTATTGCTTCGGGGAATCGTTCCGGACTTTGTGGTGAGTGTCGATCCTCAAAAAGAAACCTTCAGAAAGTTCCAGGGGGTAGAAATTCCTGATGAAGTGGCCTTGGTATTTCATCCGGCGGTGAGTCCGCATATCCCCAAACATTTCCCCGGGCCTAAATTCACATTGGATGCGGCCATGCCCGTGTATCAATGGCTTCAGGAGTATTGGGCGCCGAAAGGAGCCATCGATACCGAGTGCATGTGCCAAGTGCATGTCGGGTTTAATCTCGCACAATGGATGGGGTGTGAGACGATCATTTTGGCAGGCCAAGATTACTGTTATTCTGATGAGGGCATGCACGTAAAAAATGGTGGGTATTTGAATGTCGAGGAAGATGCCGCCAATGTGGCAAATGGGCAACCGGCTCAGGATATTTTTGGGAAACCTGTCAAAACCAATCCGACGTTCTTGAACTATAAGGCCATACTCGAAAAAAAGATTCGTCAGTTTTCAGGGAAGGTGGTGCATGCCACGGAAGGTGGACTCTCTCTTGAGGGAGCGGAATTGTATTTACTCGGGGATGCAGTGGCTGAATTTTGCCAAAGTCCAAGCATTAGCGTGGCAAATCAATTAAGTGAGACTTGTGGACAATCCTCAGGCATTGATTGGATGCCTTTTCTTCACGAACTGCGTACGCGGTCCCGCGACGTCTTTCGCGTACAGCGAACCAGTCACCATGTGTCCGTGTTGTTGACGAAGATGAAGGAACGCTGGCAGCGAGTCCAGATACCCGATAAAGAGTTTCAGCAATTAGGGAAAAAGGTGGAGCGCTTGACGGCCCTCATTCCGCGATATACCAGGGTGAGAGAACTCTTACATTGGATGAATATCGAACTTGAGCGACAACTTGCTGAGGACACCCAAACGCTTGAAACGTTGACTGATCCCAAGGATAAACATGCCCTGCAGATCGAACGTGGCCTCCGGTATTACGGTGGACTGTCAAAAACGGCGCCGCCCTTGGGTGAAAAACTGAAAGAATTTTTATGTCGAATGGAACAGTGGCGAGAGCTGGACATGAGGCTTCCACAGCCGGAGGGCTCCTCGACGTGGTTGGATATCGCTGAAGGGTTCATGCGTCTGCACATGTATGACAAGGCCAGCCAGTGTCTGGCCAGTTATGCGCAAAAAAAGTCTGAGGCAAGACTTGGACTTACCGAAGCCGTGTTGTCTATTCGTCTATATTTGGAACTGTTCCAATTTTCTCAAGCGGTGGAACAAGCTGAAAAGGCACGAGAGGTTTTCCCTGACAATCCTGAAGTCAAATCACTTTGGAGCCATGCGAAATGGGAGTATCGTCAATGGCTAGGCAAAGTCAAAGCTGCGCTCGCCGAAGCACCGATCACGGTTGATACGCATCTCAAGGCTGGCGACTTCTATCATCGCATCGGCGATTATGTCCGCGCCAAACAACATTACCGCTTGGCGGTAGAGGAAGAACGCCGATTGCCCATTCCCGATGATGCCTGGGATTTTTTCTCGAAAAAAGATCGAGAGCAATCCGTGGGTGAAGAAGATCAAACGACAGTGGCCGGGAGCTGA